Proteins co-encoded in one Waddlia chondrophila WSU 86-1044 genomic window:
- a CDS encoding YggT family protein: MLILLIDRIFLVYMIMLFVRILGSWLPELNEYKFMQFVRYYTDPYLNVFRQIIPPLGMIDFSPIVAFLCLGIIEHFTKWLAYTLFY; this comes from the coding sequence ATGCTGATTTTATTGATAGACCGGATTTTCCTCGTTTACATGATTATGTTGTTTGTAAGGATCTTGGGTTCTTGGCTTCCAGAGTTAAACGAATATAAATTTATGCAGTTCGTCCGTTACTACACAGATCCTTATCTAAACGTTTTTCGTCAAATCATCCCACCTTTGGGCATGATCGACTTTAGCCCGATTGTTGCCTTTTTGTGTTTGGGGATCATCGAACATTTCACTAAATGGTTGGCCTACACTCTCTTTTATTAA
- the dusB gene encoding tRNA dihydrouridine synthase DusB: MKFIQTPFKLGNISLPNNVFYSPLAGCSDFPFRQMCAQYNPGLIYCEMVKMDALIRHDPATFHILDYEEGMHPIGAQLCGSKPELAGKAAKILEDLGFDVIDLNCGCPVDKVTKDGSGSGLLKQPEKIAEILSEMVAAVSVPVTVKIRAGWDDESIIAEEITRLAEKAGAAAIAIHGRTRKQAYRGDANWDYIKACKETAGKIKVIGNGDVFDAEAAEQMFRYTGCDAVLVSRGTMGKPWIAEDIQRHLCGLKPVERTLEDDRKALLEHYRFASRYHSDRRTVLEMRKVGCWYLKKSPGTRDFRGLISKAKNLEEVRELIENYGCC, from the coding sequence ATGAAATTTATTCAAACTCCTTTTAAGCTGGGAAATATCTCCCTTCCAAATAATGTTTTCTACTCGCCGTTGGCTGGTTGTTCCGATTTTCCTTTTCGGCAAATGTGCGCTCAATACAACCCAGGCCTTATCTATTGTGAAATGGTCAAGATGGATGCGTTGATTCGGCACGATCCGGCGACTTTTCATATTTTGGATTATGAAGAAGGCATGCATCCGATTGGCGCCCAACTTTGCGGAAGCAAGCCTGAATTGGCCGGTAAGGCTGCTAAAATTCTTGAGGATCTTGGCTTTGATGTGATTGACTTGAATTGCGGCTGCCCTGTCGATAAGGTAACCAAAGATGGAAGTGGATCCGGTTTGTTAAAACAGCCGGAAAAAATCGCGGAAATTTTATCTGAAATGGTGGCTGCGGTAAGCGTTCCTGTTACGGTGAAGATTCGCGCCGGTTGGGATGATGAGTCAATTATTGCCGAGGAGATTACTCGCTTGGCAGAGAAGGCTGGAGCTGCAGCGATTGCGATCCATGGCAGGACGCGGAAACAGGCTTACCGTGGAGACGCTAATTGGGATTATATCAAGGCTTGCAAAGAAACGGCAGGGAAGATAAAGGTGATCGGAAATGGCGATGTCTTTGACGCTGAAGCTGCGGAACAGATGTTCAGGTACACCGGTTGCGATGCTGTTCTCGTTTCAAGAGGAACAATGGGAAAACCATGGATCGCAGAGGATATTCAGCGTCATTTGTGCGGTTTGAAACCTGTGGAAAGAACTCTGGAAGACGATAGAAAGGCGTTGCTTGAACACTACCGATTTGCCAGCCGCTACCATAGCGACCGCAGAACCGTGCTTGAAATGCGAAAGGTGGGGTGTTGGTATTTGAAAAAATCTCCGGGAACACGTGATTTCCGCGGTTTAATCAGCAAAGCAAAAAATTTAGAGGAAGTGCGGGAGTTGATTGAAAATTATGGGTGCTGTTGA
- a CDS encoding acylphosphatase yields the protein MGAVEMHAIVHGRVQGVFFRDTTKRKASEMGISGTVENLPDGTVEIFAIGKREDLENLIEELSGKKGPGYVKNVDISFREPAHVYDGFRIIFS from the coding sequence ATGGGTGCTGTTGAGATGCATGCGATTGTTCACGGAAGAGTTCAAGGTGTTTTTTTTCGCGACACGACAAAACGCAAAGCTTCTGAAATGGGAATTTCCGGCACGGTGGAAAATTTGCCGGACGGAACGGTGGAGATTTTTGCTATCGGAAAACGGGAAGATCTTGAGAATTTGATCGAAGAGCTTTCGGGAAAAAAAGGCCCGGGCTATGTCAAAAACGTAGATATTTCTTTTAGGGAACCTGCACACGTCTATGATGGTTTCAGGATAATTTTCTCATAA
- the pilM gene encoding pilus assembly protein PilM produces the protein MTTEKPTSSHTTGLEIDEKEIRAVQIKWKKGRLSTGKILSIPLDLEPPNHVKPLYTEKSEKQLRSLLNKDLIVTGMPASDVMVRNLTVQLSKEKDIDQVLEFQTEPLLPFPVKDAIVDRMISGKGLDHTDLTVCAVKNELISEHIAIWHEVGVEPEVISCSQAALSTFSKTFSPIDGLHYLLHLGREETICLLVNNGILLNSQTIGSGIKDLEEAFAVDSGLIDKKLEKELKNCDANAVTTTSHPKLFQKIQKLSIEITKCLYALAKQHPAQEIDHLLLTGNSSALINLPDRLNQSLKKKLHTPKNTKGFSLTPLELQQFALPIGLALQAVSGSSHQINFRQKEYLYPYPWKRIKKPIAIYFAFCALLSGVILFFGNAYIAYKEDSLRKEYLNLLELMNKPFNEMEAEIKKKTPYIKTFENGSDVLLKKMSQSDIAYRIQLIENEIKETPDTFPLLPNTPNVSDFLAWLSNYPHIKPSKEKNGSDTISLESLSYKMVKRPDINKKRERYQVKVELEFSTPTPRYAREFHDILLAPNEMVDPNEDVKWSAERGRYRASFFLKDRTLYPTGKRK, from the coding sequence ATGACCACAGAAAAACCAACCTCTTCCCATACAACCGGATTGGAGATCGATGAAAAAGAAATCCGCGCTGTGCAGATCAAGTGGAAAAAAGGACGCCTCTCTACAGGAAAAATCCTCTCAATCCCACTAGATCTCGAACCTCCAAACCATGTAAAGCCGCTTTACACGGAAAAATCGGAGAAACAGTTGCGCTCTCTGTTGAACAAGGATCTTATCGTCACAGGCATGCCGGCTTCCGATGTGATGGTGAGAAATTTGACTGTTCAGCTTTCCAAAGAAAAAGATATTGACCAAGTTTTGGAATTTCAAACAGAGCCTCTATTGCCATTTCCTGTCAAGGATGCGATTGTCGACCGCATGATTTCAGGAAAAGGATTGGATCACACGGACTTGACAGTTTGTGCAGTGAAAAACGAACTGATATCCGAACACATAGCAATTTGGCACGAAGTTGGGGTTGAGCCGGAAGTTATTTCCTGCTCACAAGCAGCTTTGAGCACTTTTTCAAAAACTTTCTCTCCCATTGACGGCCTTCACTATCTGCTACACCTAGGCCGCGAAGAAACAATCTGTTTACTGGTAAATAACGGAATATTATTAAACTCCCAAACCATTGGAAGTGGAATCAAGGATTTGGAAGAGGCTTTTGCCGTAGACAGCGGCTTGATCGATAAAAAATTAGAGAAAGAATTAAAAAATTGCGATGCGAATGCAGTCACTACAACATCCCACCCCAAACTTTTTCAAAAAATTCAAAAATTAAGCATTGAAATTACAAAGTGCTTATATGCTCTGGCAAAGCAGCATCCCGCCCAGGAGATTGATCATCTTTTACTCACAGGAAACAGCTCTGCATTGATCAACCTTCCAGATCGTTTGAATCAATCATTGAAGAAAAAACTGCACACCCCTAAAAACACGAAAGGATTTTCTTTAACTCCCTTAGAACTTCAACAGTTTGCTCTGCCCATAGGCTTGGCTCTTCAAGCAGTTTCCGGTTCAAGCCATCAAATCAACTTCCGGCAAAAAGAATATCTCTACCCATATCCATGGAAGCGAATCAAGAAGCCCATCGCAATCTATTTTGCTTTTTGCGCATTGTTATCCGGAGTTATCCTATTTTTTGGAAACGCCTATATTGCATACAAAGAAGATTCTTTACGCAAGGAATACCTGAACCTATTGGAGTTGATGAATAAACCGTTCAACGAAATGGAAGCAGAAATCAAAAAAAAGACCCCTTATATCAAAACGTTCGAAAATGGCTCGGATGTTCTCTTAAAAAAAATGTCTCAGAGTGATATCGCTTACCGAATTCAACTCATAGAAAATGAAATCAAAGAAACCCCTGATACATTTCCTTTGCTCCCAAACACACCTAATGTTAGCGATTTTCTGGCATGGCTAAGCAATTATCCCCACATAAAACCTTCTAAAGAAAAAAACGGCAGCGACACAATTTCTCTTGAAAGTTTAAGCTATAAAATGGTCAAACGGCCAGATATCAATAAGAAAAGAGAGCGGTACCAAGTGAAGGTAGAGCTGGAATTTTCTACCCCTACACCTCGATATGCCAGGGAATTTCACGACATTTTACTAGCACCCAATGAAATGGTCGATCCAAACGAGGATGTGAAATGGAGTGCAGAAAGGGGCCGCTACCGCGCTTCATTCTTCCTGAAGGATCGCACTCTATATCCTACAGGGAAAAGGAAGTAG